The genome window AAACCCAGACCCCGTCCCGCCACTCCCCCCGACGCGCCACAATCTCCCGTCGCGCACCATCCGGCAGCTTCCACCCGACATGCACCGATTGCATATCCCCCGTCAGCACATCGTAAGTGTCCATCTGCCAGACCCGCCCCAGGCCGGAGGGAAAGCCAAAATTCTTCAGCACGCGCGCAGCCGAGGTGCTGGTCGTCGAGAGGTTGCGCTTGCGAATGCGTTCCGCCGCATCGGCGCTGCGAGGCCCCCAAACCTCGCTCACCGCAAACAACCACAGGCTGCACACCAACCCCACCAGCAAGTAGGGCAGGCTCAGGCGCCAGAGGCTGATTCCAGCCGATCGGATCGCCGTCAACTCATGATGCCTGGAATGATTGGTCAAGGCATACAAACAGGCCAGCAGCAGAGCCACCGGAAGCACCGTGGTCAGCAACTCCGGGAGCTTCCAGAGGTAGTACTCCACGTAGTCGGGCAGCCGCAGCTGGTCCTTTTGTAGGTCCGGCAGCTCCGCAAACAAATCGAACGAGATCCAAAAGATCAGGAATCCCCCCAGGCAGTATCCGAAGGGAATCAGCAGCTCGCGCAATAGGTATCGATCCAGCAACCGCATTTCCCCGGGAGCTTAGCCCCCAGTCCAAAAAACCCAACTCAAATGACAAAACACTATGCAGTTGCGCACCGTTCGACTACTCCTTCTCCGGTACATATGCGTCCTCAACACGGCACAATCCAAACGGGCCTCCTCCTGGCGCTGGTATCCCTCCTCGCCGGATGCGGCAAACAGACTCCCGCTCCCGGTGCAACCGGTGCCCGCACCGACTATCCGCTGCCCGATCCTCCGCTGGTCTCAACCTGCGAGCCCGGCCAGCACGGCGGCCGATTGGTCATTTCCACCTTCGCCGACCCCAAGACGTTTAACCCCATCACCGCCAACGAGCAGTCCTCCCTCGACATCCTTCGGTTCTTTTTCTCCGGCCTGGTGGACTATGACTACACCACCCTGTCTCCCCGACCCGCGCTGGCTGAATCCTGGTCGGTTGAACCCGACCAAAAAACCTGGACCTTCAAGCTGCGACGCAATCTCTGGTGGAGCGATGGACACCCGCTCACGGCCGATGATGTGGTCTTCACCTGGCAGGTGATCTATGATCCCAACATCGATAATGTGACCGCCGACGCGTTTCGCATCGATGGCAAGAACTTCGAAGTGACCAAGGTGGATGATCACACCATCAAGGTGATAACTCCCGACATCTATGCCCCCTTCCTGATTTATTTCGGCGGCCAGGCCATCATCCCTAAGCACATCCTCTCCAGCGCCGTGGCCACCACCAACTTCGCCTCCGCATTCGGGGTCAACACCCCCCCCGAACAACTGGTCAGCAGCGGCCCCTTCAAACTGAAGGAATACAAGCCCGCCCAGCACGTGCTCCTCGAGAAGAACCCCTACTTCGCGATGACCGATAAAAACGGTCTCCGGTTGCCTTACCTGGACAACGTGATCTTCACCATCGTGCCCGACATGAACACCATGACGCTGCGCTTCCTGGATCGGGGCGAAAGCGATGTCCTGGAGTTTGTTCGTCCCGACGAATTCGAGAAGTTCAAAACCAAGGCGAAGGAAGGTCGCTTCGCGGTTCACGA of Verrucomicrobiales bacterium contains these proteins:
- a CDS encoding LptF/LptG family permease — its product is MRLLDRYLLRELLIPFGYCLGGFLIFWISFDLFAELPDLQKDQLRLPDYVEYYLWKLPELLTTVLPVALLLACLYALTNHSRHHELTAIRSAGISLWRLSLPYLLVGLVCSLWLFAVSEVWGPRSADAAERIRKRNLSTTSTSAARVLKNFGFPSGLGRVWQMDTYDVLTGDMQSVHVGWKLPDGARREIVARRGEWRDGVWVFHDAIDTVFSNVPASFPQRTVTNRLEVFELSETPLQIRTALKVNLLFSNLRQAAKRPQLSIREILDYRALYPNEMRRSDPLKTQLHGRLAAPWTCLVVVLVALPFGAPSGRRNAFVGVAASVFLCFAYFICMRMGLTLGTGGRLPAWLAAWGPNLLFGGAGIWLTQRVR
- a CDS encoding ABC transporter substrate-binding protein, producing MRPQHGTIQTGLLLALVSLLAGCGKQTPAPGATGARTDYPLPDPPLVSTCEPGQHGGRLVISTFADPKTFNPITANEQSSLDILRFFFSGLVDYDYTTLSPRPALAESWSVEPDQKTWTFKLRRNLWWSDGHPLTADDVVFTWQVIYDPNIDNVTADAFRIDGKNFEVTKVDDHTIKVITPDIYAPFLIYFGGQAIIPKHILSSAVATTNFASAFGVNTPPEQLVSSGPFKLKEYKPAQHVLLEKNPYFAMTDKNGLRLPYLDNVIFTIVPDMNTMTLRFLDRGESDVLEFVRPDEFEKFKTKAKEGRFAVHDLGPGLEKSFIFFNQNTNANPKTGKPYLDEKKQKWFRNTKFRQAIAHAIDRETIAKNILGGRAVPNYGYVSQANAKWHNSNLVEYPFNLDRSRTLLKEIGIEDRNNDGKLEDAEGNKIEFLFQTISGNPLRESIAVVVISDLKKLGLEVSKQTVDFNKLGDMIRVTRDFDCVLFTLGGGDTDPTSSMNVIKSDGFTHLWAIRQSTPFTDWEARMDYLISAQVKTLDFPTRKKYFDEVQEIMNREQPFIYTVSSLHAAAARSDLKNIRPSVIPSYRLTWNIEELYYQKKP